From a single Methylacidiphilum kamchatkense Kam1 genomic region:
- a CDS encoding porin family protein, giving the protein MKKNRKLWALKILRCALLFFSIGFGFSALPLKAEDNTSTLAEGDEIAVDKDHSSKYLENKKAMEKAGAESKRIVGAWYIAGGAGTGFVGANDGFVNPGGPITVNTNFSTVLGILGGYHWLDTETHLAWTVDAEAAYIGTGHYLSLPNMNTALNIGAFMVNGTVGYHIGNFEPYIGFGVGAVVVNAEVASANIGTNWAFAFQPIAGVRYFITAHWMAAAQFEWIWTDTLSGYNLGATQVTIGHAMIPLGLLAIGYAF; this is encoded by the coding sequence ATGAAAAAAAATAGAAAGCTTTGGGCTTTGAAAATCCTACGGTGCGCTCTCCTTTTTTTCAGCATTGGATTTGGCTTTTCTGCTTTGCCTTTGAAAGCCGAAGACAATACATCGACCCTAGCGGAAGGAGATGAAATAGCAGTAGATAAAGATCATAGTTCAAAATACTTGGAAAATAAAAAGGCAATGGAAAAAGCTGGTGCTGAATCGAAGCGAATCGTCGGTGCTTGGTATATTGCCGGTGGTGCTGGGACCGGTTTTGTAGGCGCCAATGATGGATTTGTCAATCCAGGTGGACCCATTACCGTCAACACCAACTTTAGCACTGTTCTTGGAATACTTGGTGGGTATCATTGGCTTGATACCGAAACCCACCTCGCGTGGACTGTCGATGCTGAAGCCGCCTACATCGGCACTGGACATTATTTGAGCCTTCCCAATATGAATACTGCCCTAAACATTGGTGCCTTCATGGTAAATGGCACTGTGGGTTATCATATTGGCAATTTCGAACCTTATATTGGTTTTGGAGTGGGAGCCGTCGTTGTCAACGCCGAAGTAGCCAGTGCCAATATTGGGACTAATTGGGCTTTTGCCTTTCAACCCATCGCCGGTGTTCGCTATTTTATCACTGCACACTGGATGGCAGCCGCCCAATTTGAATGGATTTGGACGGATACCCTTTCAGGATATAATCTCGGGGCCACACAGGTTACCATTGGCCATGCCATGATTCCATTAGGACTCTTAGCGATCGGTTATGCTTTCTGA
- a CDS encoding thiol-disulfide oxidoreductase DCC family protein produces MDFNAFVSEKKDKQIIFFDGICVLCNSFVSFVLRKDKKHSFLFAPRQGKLFEQFQWLMSPEAKMADSIVLCRYNDKRHKWEFFIESQAVVEILKGLSGFYLLGLLLSFFPTSFLNQLYRLIAKNRYKLFGKEKNCRLPNQEERKYFFD; encoded by the coding sequence GTGGATTTTAATGCTTTTGTCTCTGAAAAAAAAGACAAACAAATTATCTTTTTTGATGGAATATGTGTTTTATGCAATTCTTTTGTATCCTTTGTTCTAAGAAAAGATAAAAAACATTCTTTTTTGTTTGCCCCAAGACAAGGAAAATTGTTTGAACAATTCCAATGGCTGATGAGTCCAGAGGCGAAAATGGCCGATTCTATAGTGCTATGTCGTTATAACGATAAGAGGCATAAATGGGAATTTTTTATTGAATCCCAAGCTGTTGTGGAAATTTTGAAAGGTCTTTCTGGATTTTATTTGCTAGGACTTCTTCTTTCTTTTTTTCCTACTTCATTTTTAAATCAATTATATAGACTAATCGCCAAAAATCGGTACAAGCTGTTTGGAAAAGAGAAAAATTGCCGTTTGCCGAATCAAGAGGAAAGAAAATATTTTTTTGATTGA
- a CDS encoding dUTPase, producing MQSQDKLDQIFELQKKLNLKIGVDPTTMDQETRIQWLLNYTRAIGQELAELVDSIPWKWWAKYQKFDLQNARVEVIDLLHFLVSTAQLLGMSPEDLFEAYHKKHMVNVKRIDEGYHFKDENDCKHI from the coding sequence ATGCAAAGTCAAGATAAATTAGACCAAATATTTGAACTGCAAAAAAAACTGAATCTTAAAATAGGAGTTGATCCTACCACTATGGATCAGGAGACTCGAATACAGTGGCTTTTGAATTATACTCGTGCGATTGGGCAAGAGCTGGCCGAATTGGTTGACAGTATTCCATGGAAATGGTGGGCGAAGTATCAAAAATTTGACCTACAGAATGCCCGTGTAGAGGTCATCGATCTGTTGCACTTTCTTGTTTCCACAGCTCAACTGTTAGGAATGAGTCCAGAAGATCTTTTCGAAGCCTATCATAAAAAACATATGGTCAATGTAAAAAGGATCGACGAAGGGTATCATTTTAAAGATGAAAACGATTGCAAGCACATTTGA
- the trmB gene encoding tRNA (guanosine(46)-N7)-methyltransferase TrmB: MEYIPPLDYWILSTPHAEGPMDLSSIFAVNGSLILDLGAGEGSFIIDYAIKNPQACFLAIEKKISRVRKIASKARRLNLKNLRVLHCCWEQFLLRHCLPSTVDEIHILFPDPWPKRRHHKRRSIKTAVIQAIANVLKPNGICRLLTDNREYFLWSEKLFHLSGYFEEKPLSLPSEYPESLFQKRFKERGILCYHALWTKKAA; encoded by the coding sequence ATGGAGTACATCCCTCCATTAGATTATTGGATTCTTTCTACGCCCCATGCTGAGGGTCCAATGGACCTATCCAGCATCTTTGCTGTCAACGGCTCGTTGATATTAGATTTAGGGGCTGGAGAAGGGTCTTTTATTATTGATTATGCAATTAAAAATCCCCAAGCTTGCTTTTTGGCCATTGAAAAAAAAATTAGTAGGGTACGAAAAATAGCTTCAAAAGCAAGACGTTTAAATTTAAAAAACCTTAGGGTTCTTCATTGCTGCTGGGAACAATTTTTATTAAGGCATTGCCTGCCTTCTACAGTCGACGAAATACATATTCTTTTCCCTGATCCTTGGCCGAAAAGAAGGCATCATAAGCGAAGATCTATCAAAACTGCCGTTATTCAAGCAATAGCCAATGTTCTTAAACCCAATGGGATATGCCGACTACTAACTGATAACAGAGAATATTTTCTTTGGAGTGAAAAACTTTTTCATCTTTCAGGATATTTTGAAGAAAAACCACTATCATTGCCTTCCGAATATCCTGAAAGCCTATTCCAAAAAAGGTTTAAAGAAAGGGGCATCCTTTGTTATCATGCGTTGTGGACAAAAAAAGCTGCATAG
- a CDS encoding TatD family hydrolase has translation MFIETHAHLDFPQFSKDLETVIQRAIDSGIEKIITIGTNLNSSRKALSIAEKFPVVWAAVGIHPLEAHKRVPSFEKDLSDLLDHPKIVAIGETGLDFHKFDPSLSPAEIEEQKKIQQEFFLSQLELAKEAKLNVIIHQRAAFHETLSLLSPYQGVLRGVFHCFVGTSQEAGLLFNQGHLVSFTGIITFPNAQTVRQTVLEIPLENMMLETDCPFLAPVPYRGKRSEPSHVRIIAEEIAKIKKISLEEVASRTTRTASEFFSFQNSKRN, from the coding sequence ATGTTTATCGAAACGCATGCCCATCTTGATTTTCCACAATTTTCTAAAGATTTGGAAACTGTCATTCAGCGAGCCATTGACAGTGGCATTGAAAAAATCATTACCATAGGAACCAATCTTAATAGTTCAAGAAAGGCTTTGAGCATAGCCGAGAAATTTCCAGTAGTTTGGGCTGCCGTTGGCATCCATCCGCTGGAAGCTCATAAAAGAGTTCCGTCTTTTGAAAAGGATCTTTCTGATCTTTTGGACCATCCCAAAATCGTAGCCATAGGCGAAACTGGACTGGATTTTCACAAATTTGATCCATCCTTGTCTCCAGCAGAAATTGAAGAGCAGAAAAAGATACAACAAGAGTTTTTTTTAAGTCAATTAGAACTGGCCAAAGAAGCCAAACTCAATGTCATCATACACCAAAGGGCAGCTTTCCATGAAACCCTCTCTTTGTTATCTCCCTATCAAGGTGTCTTAAGAGGAGTATTCCACTGTTTTGTTGGGACTTCTCAAGAAGCAGGCCTTCTTTTTAATCAAGGCCACCTTGTTTCTTTTACCGGAATTATCACTTTTCCCAATGCTCAGACCGTTCGGCAAACGGTTCTAGAAATACCTCTTGAAAATATGATGCTGGAAACAGACTGTCCTTTTCTTGCTCCCGTACCTTATAGAGGTAAGCGGTCTGAGCCTTCTCATGTACGGATCATTGCTGAAGAAATCGCTAAAATAAAAAAAATATCCCTTGAAGAAGTAGCTTCCCGGACCACCCGTACGGCAAGTGAATTTTTTTCTTTTCAAAACTCCAAAAGAAACTGA
- a CDS encoding polysaccharide deacetylase family protein — protein MIGKIYLNFDLEEFDIPCEYGHYLKEEEQIQVSNEGAEALLELLQKKGLKVTFFTTASFALKKTELIKTILAFGHEIASHGLSHNPVGKDEELLLSKKILEDICSVQILGYRSPRFRAVNYQSLICSGYKYNSSINPTWLPGRYNYLSLPRKIFCEQGLVQIPISTTPLFRIPLCWLTFKNIPLSLFKTFPLWTLQEKGYLNIFFHPWEFANIQKYAIPRITKAIDGLVLLQRLEAYISWLQSLELRFCTLNEVIQKERPVEQL, from the coding sequence ATGATCGGCAAAATCTATTTGAACTTTGATCTCGAAGAATTTGATATTCCTTGCGAGTACGGACATTACTTAAAAGAGGAAGAACAGATTCAGGTATCCAATGAAGGCGCAGAGGCTCTCTTGGAGTTACTCCAAAAAAAAGGGCTAAAAGTCACTTTTTTTACAACGGCTTCTTTTGCTTTAAAAAAAACCGAACTTATTAAAACTATTCTAGCGTTCGGACACGAAATCGCATCGCATGGATTGAGCCACAATCCTGTCGGAAAAGATGAAGAACTTCTCCTTTCAAAGAAAATTCTAGAAGATATTTGCTCGGTTCAAATTCTTGGGTACCGAAGTCCTAGATTCAGAGCTGTAAACTACCAATCACTTATTTGTTCTGGGTATAAGTACAACTCATCGATCAATCCTACCTGGTTACCTGGTAGATACAATTATTTATCATTACCAAGAAAAATTTTTTGCGAGCAGGGTCTTGTTCAAATCCCAATTTCAACTACTCCCTTGTTTCGTATTCCTCTTTGTTGGCTGACCTTTAAAAATATCCCTTTATCCTTATTCAAAACCTTTCCCCTATGGACATTACAGGAAAAAGGCTATCTCAATATTTTTTTTCACCCATGGGAATTTGCCAATATCCAGAAATATGCCATTCCTAGAATAACAAAGGCGATCGATGGCCTGGTGCTTTTACAAAGACTCGAGGCATACATTTCTTGGCTGCAATCTTTAGAGCTAAGGTTTTGTACCCTCAATGAGGTTATTCAGAAAGAAAGGCCAGTGGAACAGTTATGA
- a CDS encoding MBL fold metallo-hydrolase yields the protein MPSTLLRPKAIVLGSGTSQGVPMIGCRCATCLSTDPRDKRTRSSLYLTDGISSILIDTTPELRLQCLRENIQNVHSILFTHQHADHIMGFDDLRRFCDLIGTRLPIYASEEVIATLKRIFPYAFDPSLEKNGYLRIIPHIIEETFQIGRFTIHPFPLPHGKITTLGFLFELEKKKILAYLIDCKTIPQTIIERLLDVEVLIIDALRDEPHPTHLCTSEAITMAQRIGAKKTYFTHLTHHKSHKERQACLPPNIYVAYDGLAIDL from the coding sequence ATGCCTTCAACATTGTTAAGACCAAAAGCTATTGTTCTTGGCTCAGGAACTTCTCAAGGAGTTCCAATGATCGGATGCAGATGTGCCACCTGCCTATCGACAGATCCAAGAGATAAACGCACACGCTCCTCTCTTTATCTCACCGATGGCATCAGTTCGATTCTCATCGACACTACTCCAGAACTCCGTCTCCAATGTCTCAGAGAGAATATCCAAAACGTTCATAGCATTCTTTTTACCCATCAGCATGCCGATCATATTATGGGATTTGATGATTTGAGAAGATTTTGTGATCTCATTGGCACTAGACTTCCTATTTATGCTTCTGAAGAGGTCATAGCCACATTAAAAAGAATCTTTCCCTATGCTTTTGATCCTTCGCTGGAAAAAAATGGCTATCTCAGAATCATTCCCCATATTATTGAGGAAACTTTCCAAATTGGTAGATTCACCATCCATCCATTTCCCTTACCTCACGGCAAAATAACCACCTTGGGCTTTCTCTTTGAACTGGAGAAGAAAAAAATACTGGCTTATCTGATCGATTGCAAAACTATACCTCAAACAATTATCGAACGGCTTTTGGATGTCGAAGTTCTTATTATCGATGCTTTAAGAGACGAACCTCATCCAACCCACCTATGTACTTCAGAAGCCATAACAATGGCTCAACGCATTGGCGCCAAAAAAACTTATTTTACCCACCTAACCCATCATAAATCCCACAAAGAGAGGCAAGCCTGCTTGCCTCCAAATATTTACGTAGCTTATGATGGACTTGCAATTGATCTTTAA
- the trmFO gene encoding methylenetetrahydrofolate--tRNA-(uracil(54)-C(5))-methyltransferase (FADH(2)-oxidizing) TrmFO has translation MNYCSAKGIVVIGGGLAGSEAAWQIAQRGIPVFLYEMRPFIPTGAHTGSNLAEIVCSNSLGSNLLSNASGLLLQELRILGSLLISIADSCSVPAGKSLAVDRERFSQTVTQNILKQPNITLIREEVVDLAFDSICILATGPLTSPRLASRLEALTQSNSLYFYDAICPIVDASSIDFSFAFKASRYMDPANSGDYVNCPLTKEQYLELSRELAHAERIKLHDFEKELYFEGCLPIEIMAKRGEDTLRFGPLRPTGLIDPKTNKRPYAVVQLRQDNLAASLYNMVGFQTNLTYKEQDRIFRIIPALKNAEFIRYGQLHRNTFINAPKLLLPTLQFKDNPFIFFAGQLAGFEGYAGNIASGLVAGINASRLFQGKEPVIFPRQTMIGELLWYICHADPLHFQPMKANFGLFDLTLEKNLPKDKAARNLFLSQRSLRNIEAFVRAILA, from the coding sequence ATGAATTATTGCTCGGCTAAAGGCATTGTGGTCATTGGAGGAGGGCTTGCAGGATCCGAAGCCGCATGGCAGATTGCTCAACGGGGAATACCTGTTTTTCTTTATGAAATGCGTCCTTTTATACCAACAGGGGCCCATACTGGCAGTAATCTTGCTGAAATAGTTTGCAGTAATTCTTTAGGTTCCAATCTACTGAGCAATGCTTCTGGATTATTGCTTCAAGAACTAAGGATTCTAGGCTCTTTGCTTATTTCCATTGCTGATAGTTGCTCGGTTCCAGCAGGAAAATCTCTGGCCGTTGACCGAGAAAGATTTTCTCAAACGGTTACGCAAAATATTTTAAAACAGCCCAACATTACTTTAATAAGAGAAGAGGTAGTAGATTTAGCATTCGATTCGATTTGTATCCTAGCAACAGGCCCTTTGACAAGCCCTCGTCTTGCATCAAGACTGGAAGCTTTGACCCAATCCAATTCCCTTTATTTTTATGATGCCATATGTCCTATTGTCGATGCTAGCTCCATTGATTTCAGCTTTGCTTTTAAAGCTTCTCGGTACATGGACCCTGCCAATTCTGGGGATTATGTTAACTGTCCCCTTACAAAAGAGCAGTATTTAGAGTTAAGTCGAGAGCTAGCCCATGCAGAAAGAATTAAACTGCATGATTTTGAAAAAGAACTGTATTTTGAGGGCTGTCTGCCGATCGAGATAATGGCCAAAAGAGGTGAAGATACCCTTAGATTTGGCCCTCTTCGGCCAACAGGTCTGATCGATCCAAAGACAAACAAAAGACCATATGCCGTCGTTCAGCTACGACAAGATAATTTAGCAGCTTCTCTTTATAACATGGTCGGTTTTCAAACCAATCTTACTTACAAAGAACAAGATAGAATTTTTAGAATTATCCCTGCATTAAAAAATGCCGAATTTATTCGTTATGGCCAATTACATCGTAATACCTTTATTAATGCACCCAAGCTGCTGCTCCCAACCCTTCAGTTCAAGGACAATCCTTTTATATTTTTTGCAGGTCAACTCGCTGGCTTCGAAGGGTATGCAGGGAACATTGCTAGTGGATTAGTGGCAGGAATAAATGCCTCAAGGCTCTTTCAAGGGAAAGAGCCTGTTATTTTCCCAAGACAAACAATGATCGGCGAACTCCTCTGGTATATCTGCCATGCCGATCCGCTGCACTTTCAACCGATGAAAGCCAATTTCGGATTGTTCGATCTGACCTTAGAAAAGAATCTCCCTAAAGACAAAGCTGCTAGAAACCTTTTTTTAAGTCAAAGAAGTCTACGAAATATAGAAGCTTTCGTCAGGGCTATCCTTGCCTAA
- a CDS encoding STAS domain-containing protein produces the protein MKDELDMIPHVGNGSLYYALTKDCGYLKVVGWGSFDKCNSLRLFYNQLLSSGIRRLIVDLQECTYMDSTFLGTLAGIHIKFNQIMGELKIVNVSKKNLDSIATLGLDKIFKILMQWDNAPFADHIAPFDRHSLRKEDTPLTMLEAHELLIHLDPRNKTKFQDLVDYLKEEVGKSASKEDVQ, from the coding sequence TTGAAAGATGAACTAGATATGATTCCTCATGTAGGTAATGGCTCGCTCTATTATGCTTTAACAAAAGATTGCGGCTATCTTAAGGTAGTCGGGTGGGGTTCTTTTGATAAATGCAACTCTTTAAGATTGTTTTACAATCAGTTGTTAAGTAGTGGCATTCGGCGGCTCATCGTTGATCTTCAGGAATGTACCTACATGGATAGTACCTTTTTAGGGACATTGGCGGGGATTCATATCAAGTTTAATCAAATCATGGGTGAGTTGAAAATTGTCAATGTTAGCAAAAAGAATTTGGATTCGATTGCAACTCTTGGATTGGATAAGATATTTAAAATTTTGATGCAATGGGATAATGCTCCCTTTGCGGATCACATTGCTCCTTTCGATCGACATTCTCTCCGGAAAGAAGATACGCCACTGACGATGTTGGAAGCTCATGAGCTTTTGATCCATTTGGATCCACGGAACAAAACGAAATTTCAAGATCTTGTTGATTACTTGAAAGAAGAGGTAGGAAAGTCTGCATCTAAAGAAGATGTTCAGTAG
- the pheT gene encoding phenylalanine--tRNA ligase subunit beta — protein MKISINWLRDYLELEKPLALIVEKLTLGGVEVEEVNEIGIEDEKIVVGEIVSWRPHPNADKLRLCEVFTGLEKFSIVCGAKNFDVGDRVALALPGAVLPGGLQIGVKKIRGETSYGMLCSEKELGLSGESQGIMILSKEIALGTSLSSLFPKDTILDLEITPNRSDLLCYIGIARELAAFGVGKLKSSRAFQLASMGEGLMSSYGRVTIENKKKCPLYSGCWVENIRVGPSPIWLASRLKASGFKPINAVVDITNYVLLETGQPLHAFDAEQFGSQNIIVRDAQKGELFVGLDGKEYILDERDLVIASPHQIEALAGVIGGKASAVSSSTTSILLESAWFEPFTIQQTSNRLGIVTEASYRFARRVDPQGVIPGRIRAVELLEKVIGAKLVGGTIEGVIETRKNSIRLRKQKLEKFTALSWSQPVIEEKLKSLGLLLKHQTEKETYWEAPSFRSDLEIEEDLIEELVRLRGLADIPSRIPFGLASPSASEKEWAKVFELKQALASKGYQECMTIPLVADEKKQEEDRISLSNPASNYHVVLRKSFLRSLVEVANTNWRRGNKEIRIFEIGTLFFNNKGKVCEEQRLGILVGGETNQLDTHKLQWSMKQRKIDFYDLKQLVDFLEQKKGFLEEDRKELFLVRSEDLEGLAVDFPCYYVEYTLERWKRKNEELPTYRPLPTQPSIRRDIALIVDKELKHKEILTEIQNQEIPFLESVELFDLFEDLEGVRIPKEKKSLAYALTFRAKDRTLTDEEVNAIVIKLKEGLRKKLSCSFRE, from the coding sequence ATGAAAATATCTATTAATTGGCTTAGAGATTATCTTGAATTGGAAAAGCCTTTGGCTCTGATCGTCGAAAAATTGACATTGGGGGGAGTTGAAGTTGAAGAAGTTAATGAGATAGGAATCGAAGATGAAAAGATAGTAGTGGGAGAAATAGTGAGCTGGAGGCCGCATCCGAATGCTGATAAACTAAGGTTGTGTGAGGTCTTTACAGGCTTAGAGAAGTTCAGCATTGTATGTGGTGCTAAAAATTTTGATGTTGGAGATCGGGTCGCCTTAGCTTTGCCTGGGGCTGTTTTGCCTGGAGGCCTGCAGATTGGGGTAAAAAAAATACGTGGCGAAACTTCTTACGGGATGCTCTGCTCTGAAAAGGAACTAGGATTGTCGGGAGAATCTCAAGGAATAATGATTTTATCAAAAGAAATAGCCTTAGGAACTAGCCTCAGCTCTTTATTTCCAAAAGACACGATTCTTGATTTAGAGATCACTCCGAATCGGTCCGATCTGCTCTGTTATATTGGGATTGCCAGAGAGCTTGCAGCGTTTGGTGTGGGGAAACTAAAATCTTCAAGGGCTTTTCAGCTAGCATCCATGGGAGAAGGGTTAATGAGTAGTTATGGAAGAGTGACAATAGAGAATAAGAAGAAATGTCCTTTGTATTCTGGATGCTGGGTGGAGAACATAAGGGTTGGACCTTCGCCTATTTGGCTTGCTTCTAGGCTTAAAGCAAGTGGTTTTAAGCCAATCAATGCTGTGGTGGATATCACCAATTATGTTCTTCTTGAGACTGGACAACCACTTCATGCTTTTGATGCCGAACAGTTTGGTTCCCAGAATATTATTGTAAGAGACGCTCAGAAAGGTGAGCTTTTTGTTGGATTAGATGGTAAAGAATATATACTGGATGAAAGAGATTTGGTTATTGCAAGTCCCCATCAGATAGAAGCTCTTGCAGGAGTAATCGGAGGAAAGGCTTCAGCAGTCAGTAGCTCTACTACATCGATTCTCCTAGAGTCGGCTTGGTTTGAGCCCTTTACAATTCAACAGACATCGAACAGGCTAGGGATAGTGACCGAAGCCTCTTATCGATTTGCAAGAAGGGTAGATCCGCAAGGAGTAATTCCTGGCAGAATCAGGGCTGTGGAGCTATTGGAAAAAGTCATTGGGGCGAAATTGGTTGGAGGTACCATAGAAGGAGTGATTGAGACAAGAAAAAATAGCATCCGGCTTAGAAAACAAAAGCTTGAGAAGTTTACTGCTTTGTCTTGGTCGCAACCAGTAATAGAAGAAAAACTCAAGTCTTTGGGATTACTGTTAAAGCATCAAACAGAGAAGGAAACTTATTGGGAAGCTCCTTCTTTCAGATCCGATTTGGAAATAGAAGAGGATCTTATTGAAGAGTTGGTACGTTTGCGTGGCCTTGCTGATATTCCATCGCGGATTCCTTTTGGGTTGGCTTCACCTTCAGCTTCAGAAAAGGAGTGGGCTAAAGTCTTTGAGCTTAAACAAGCACTAGCTTCAAAGGGATATCAGGAATGCATGACGATTCCCTTAGTGGCTGATGAAAAGAAGCAGGAAGAGGATAGAATTTCCTTATCTAATCCGGCAAGCAATTATCATGTAGTCCTCAGAAAATCTTTTTTGAGATCTTTGGTTGAGGTAGCCAATACGAATTGGAGGCGAGGTAATAAGGAAATTCGAATTTTCGAAATCGGCACTCTTTTTTTTAACAATAAGGGGAAGGTGTGTGAAGAGCAAAGGTTAGGCATTCTTGTCGGTGGAGAAACGAATCAATTGGATACACATAAGCTACAGTGGTCAATGAAACAACGAAAAATAGATTTTTATGATTTGAAGCAGCTAGTGGATTTTCTAGAACAAAAAAAGGGTTTTTTGGAGGAAGATCGCAAAGAGTTGTTTTTAGTCCGTTCAGAGGACTTAGAAGGATTAGCAGTCGATTTTCCCTGTTATTATGTTGAATATACCCTTGAACGATGGAAAAGGAAAAATGAAGAACTCCCCACCTATAGGCCGCTTCCAACTCAGCCATCCATTCGAAGGGATATAGCATTGATTGTGGACAAGGAATTAAAGCATAAAGAAATCTTAACAGAGATTCAAAACCAAGAAATCCCTTTTCTGGAATCAGTAGAGCTTTTTGATCTTTTTGAAGACCTAGAGGGGGTTCGAATTCCTAAGGAGAAAAAATCTTTGGCTTATGCTTTAACCTTTCGAGCCAAAGATCGCACTTTGACAGATGAAGAAGTCAACGCTATTGTAATAAAACTAAAAGAAGGGTTACGGAAAAAACTTTCTTGTAGTTTTAGAGAATAA
- a CDS encoding dolichyl-phosphate beta-glucosyltransferase, producing the protein MTIFSVVLPVYNEEKIIQEVSRSICLFSMQNPRYEFIFVNDGSTDNTGNLLKAVLKEKEFASAHVQLIDYKTNKGKGYAIKEGFRHTRGDNFCFLDGDLAYPLDYLPLFEKKLQNCDIVIGSRVSEAKGFCLERSLRRKFLGYCFNKLVGFILDLPYSDTQAGLKAFRRTVAEKLFKLQRIEGFSFDVELIFLARKLGYKVEEIPVKVSATHSYKHSKIKLFGDSLRMLKELLQIKYFANKGEYDRQNLFEL; encoded by the coding sequence ATGACCATATTCAGTGTTGTTCTTCCGGTCTATAACGAAGAAAAAATCATTCAAGAAGTCTCTCGATCTATCTGCCTATTTTCTATGCAAAATCCTCGTTACGAATTTATTTTTGTTAACGATGGCTCTACAGACAACACTGGGAATTTGCTGAAAGCCGTTTTAAAAGAAAAAGAATTTGCCTCTGCTCATGTGCAACTTATCGATTATAAGACCAACAAAGGCAAAGGCTATGCTATAAAAGAAGGCTTCCGGCACACCCGTGGAGACAATTTCTGTTTTCTTGATGGGGATTTAGCTTATCCTTTAGATTATCTACCTTTGTTTGAAAAAAAACTACAAAATTGTGATATTGTCATTGGCAGTAGAGTATCGGAAGCAAAGGGATTTTGCTTGGAACGGAGTTTAAGAAGAAAATTTCTTGGCTACTGTTTTAATAAACTGGTTGGTTTCATACTTGACTTGCCTTATTCAGATACACAAGCCGGACTGAAAGCTTTTCGAAGAACTGTAGCTGAAAAGCTATTTAAATTGCAAAGAATTGAAGGCTTTTCTTTTGATGTGGAACTGATTTTTCTTGCAAGAAAATTGGGTTATAAAGTCGAAGAAATTCCTGTGAAGGTTTCTGCCACACACTCTTATAAACATTCTAAAATCAAACTTTTTGGTGACTCCCTTCGGATGTTAAAGGAGTTGTTGCAAATCAAATATTTTGCAAACAAAGGGGAATATGATCGGCAAAATCTATTTGAACTTTGA